The following are from one region of the Sorghum bicolor cultivar BTx623 chromosome 2, Sorghum_bicolor_NCBIv3, whole genome shotgun sequence genome:
- the LOC8055531 gene encoding probable WRKY transcription factor 54, producing the protein MATTEMEMGMGVVVGGGSNSNNGGGSSSSSGLVVTELSHIKELVRQLEVHLGGSPDLCKHLASQIFSLTERSIGLITSSNLDAGAARRKRSASDAAGLASPLSATPTSDVTDGPFKNNTKKRKVMGQRRERVSSAGGENPVDDGHSWRKYGQKEILGAKHPRGYYRCTHRHSQGCPATKQVQRTDEDATLYDVIYHGEHTCVHRPAVPAEHNADAHAHLQTLSAGLTVKTEGLPTAATPLYLSASTPLAPASTASENWGVVSPATSDSNHVAASYLPFDDAEWRGHAELQEVVSALVAASAPPPPPLPPAVDSLDDLLFDIDIASYFA; encoded by the exons ATGGCGACGACGGAGATGGAGATGGGCATgggcgtcgtcgtcggcggcggcagTAACAGTAACAATGGaggaggcagcagcagcagcagcgggctGGTGGTGACGGAGCTGAGCCACATCAAGGAGCTGGTGAGGCAGCTGGAGGTGCACCTCGGCGGCTCCCCGGACCTCTGCAAGCACCTGGCCTCGCAGATCTTCTCCCTCACCGAGCGCTCCATCGGCCTCATCACCTCATCCAACCTCGACGCCGGCGCCGCCCGCCGGAAGCGGTCCGCGAGCGACGCCGCCGGGCTCGCCTCCCCACTCTCCGCGACGCCCACCAGCGACGTCACGGACGGGCCGTTCAAGAACAACACCAAGAAGAG GAAGGTGATGGGACAGCGGAGGGAGAGGGTGAGCTCGGCCGGCGGCGAGAACCCCGTCGACGACGGCCATAGCTGGAGGAAGTATGGCCAGAAGGAGATTCTCGGAGCCAAGCACCCAAG GGGCTACTACCGCTGCACGCACCGCCACTCGCAGGGGTGCCCGGCGACGAAGCAGGTGCAGCGCACCGACGAGGACGCCACGCTGTACGACGTCATCTACCACGGCGAGCATACCTGCGTCCACAGGCCAGCGGTGCCGGCGGAGCACAACGCGGACGCGCACGCCCACCTGCAGACCCTGAGCGCCGGCCTCACGGTGAAGACCGAGGGCCTGCCCACGGCCGCCACGCCCTTGTACCTCTCCGCCTCCACGCCCCTGGCGCCGGCGTCGACGGCGTCGGAGAACTGGGGCGTGGTGTCGCCCGCGACCTCGGACTCCAACCACGTCGCCGCCTCCTACCTGCCGTTCGACGACGCCGAGTGGCGGGGCCACGCCGAGCTCCAGGAGGTGGTGTCCGCGCTCGTGGCCGccagcgcgccgccgccgccgccgttgccgCCCGCCGTGGACAGCCTCGACGACCTCCTCTTCGACATCGACATCGCCAGCTACTTCGCGTGA